The Candidatus Scalindua japonica genome contains a region encoding:
- a CDS encoding B12-binding domain-containing radical SAM protein yields MFDRNKIRKIVLVNPPMNIEEVYGKFSELGGASPPTGLCYLAGYLRDFGYDVSIIDGEALRLSCHDTVSKILTEQPDFVGLSCKTLWVTNAGKIAKLIKEKNRDIIVSAGGHHVTSLPKQSLQEFSGFDSIIIGEGEITLLEYINTINENSDYSSVQSLAYRDGADIKVNSRREETIDINKLHKPAFDLLPDLATHYNPSIINVKSLPAFPLITSRGCPFQCAFCDRNVFGNTTRIPSAEYTFSIVEELYYKYGIHNLLFDDDNIMINKTIFLKLMNFIKESDMKLSFSCQARVNSIDEDSLKILKESGCWQLMFGIESGSQKMLKAMKKGTKLHQIENAVSMCRKIGIKTLGMFIFGYPGETIETLQETEMFIRKLKLDDLASFFFTPLPGSDVYDDIEKYGKYEKQWNKGNSLDHALFIPDGLDEKTLKKFVNLCNNACYSNLRQLIRIPTRFTSLTHTKAFLQSIPKLMFSSHN; encoded by the coding sequence ATGTTTGATAGAAATAAAATAAGAAAAATAGTTCTTGTTAATCCTCCCATGAATATTGAAGAGGTTTATGGGAAATTTTCTGAATTAGGAGGAGCTTCGCCTCCAACGGGATTATGTTACTTGGCAGGTTATTTACGTGACTTTGGTTATGATGTTTCAATCATAGATGGAGAAGCATTAAGGTTATCGTGTCATGACACTGTGAGTAAAATACTAACAGAACAACCTGATTTTGTGGGTCTTTCTTGTAAAACTTTGTGGGTTACTAATGCTGGCAAGATTGCTAAGCTTATCAAAGAAAAAAATCGTGATATTATTGTTTCTGCGGGAGGACATCATGTTACCTCTCTACCTAAACAATCTTTACAAGAATTCTCAGGGTTTGATTCTATTATTATTGGGGAAGGAGAAATAACCCTTCTTGAATATATTAATACAATCAATGAAAATAGTGATTACTCCAGTGTTCAGAGTCTTGCTTATAGAGACGGTGCAGATATTAAAGTAAATTCAAGAAGAGAAGAAACAATAGATATCAACAAATTACACAAGCCTGCGTTTGATTTACTACCAGATCTTGCAACACACTATAACCCGAGCATTATAAATGTAAAAAGCCTTCCCGCATTTCCTCTAATCACTTCACGTGGTTGCCCTTTTCAATGTGCATTTTGTGATAGAAATGTTTTTGGAAACACGACACGTATTCCTTCTGCAGAGTATACTTTTTCTATTGTAGAAGAATTATATTATAAATATGGAATACACAATTTACTTTTTGATGATGATAATATCATGATAAATAAAACGATATTTCTAAAATTAATGAATTTTATTAAAGAATCAGATATGAAATTATCATTTTCATGCCAAGCAAGAGTTAATTCCATTGATGAAGATTCTCTGAAAATATTAAAAGAAAGTGGATGTTGGCAATTAATGTTTGGAATTGAATCTGGAAGTCAAAAGATGCTTAAAGCAATGAAAAAAGGAACAAAATTACATCAAATTGAAAATGCAGTTTCTATGTGCCGTAAGATTGGTATTAAAACACTTGGTATGTTTATTTTTGGATATCCTGGAGAAACGATCGAGACACTTCAAGAAACAGAAATGTTTATTAGAAAGTTAAAATTAGATGATTTGGCTAGTTTTTTCTTTACACCTTTACCTGGTTCAGATGTATATGATGATATAGAAAAATATGGAAAATATGAAAAGCAATGGAATAAAGGTAATAGCCTGGACCACGCTCTTTTTATTCCTGACGGTTTAGATGAAAAAACACTTAAAAAATTTGTTAATCTATGTAATAATGCATGTTATTCAAATCTGCGTCAACTTATTAGAATTCCAACACGATTTACTTCTTTAACACATACAAAAGCATTTTTACAATCAATACCGAAATTAATGTTTTCATCCCACAATTAG
- a CDS encoding amidohydrolase family protein translates to MKIVNAHVHMIELEKMVKKNAGHKVPGGISVLQDIEATMPLLSPEVLIGQMEDAGVSQSVLYAVDAPIVYSSNEYVQTLCAQFPDRLMGFASVNPNDKDAVERLDKAVNEQGLRGLKLHPPLQNFFPNNESVFPIYEKAVELKIPVVFHVGTTPFGSLARLSQANPILIDDVAVEFPDLRIMLTHLGTLSHLEAFMVVEKNPNVYIDTSAYLYEIKELLTMNLITRLGPHKIIFGTDYPMPYAGLIHQMKDFVECLKGLNLTEDILEGIFYKNFETFMNYESSNEDIDFQQFI, encoded by the coding sequence ATGAAAATTGTGAATGCCCATGTTCATATGATTGAACTGGAAAAAATGGTAAAAAAAAATGCAGGTCATAAAGTTCCTGGTGGTATATCAGTTTTACAGGACATAGAAGCCACGATGCCTCTCCTGTCTCCCGAAGTCTTAATTGGTCAAATGGAAGATGCAGGGGTTTCTCAGTCAGTTCTTTATGCCGTAGATGCCCCTATAGTTTATTCCTCTAATGAGTATGTACAAACCCTCTGTGCGCAGTTCCCCGATCGTCTTATGGGTTTTGCCTCAGTGAATCCCAATGATAAGGATGCTGTTGAGAGGCTTGATAAAGCGGTTAATGAACAGGGGCTGCGCGGACTTAAACTGCACCCCCCTCTACAAAATTTCTTCCCTAATAATGAGTCTGTTTTTCCGATTTACGAAAAGGCAGTTGAATTAAAAATCCCGGTTGTTTTTCACGTTGGGACGACTCCATTTGGAAGCCTGGCACGCCTATCACAAGCAAACCCTATTCTTATAGATGATGTCGCAGTGGAATTTCCGGATTTAAGGATTATGTTAACTCATCTTGGCACACTTTCCCACTTAGAGGCGTTCATGGTAGTTGAAAAGAACCCAAATGTTTATATTGATACTTCCGCCTATCTATATGAAATTAAGGAGCTCCTTACCATGAACCTTATTACGCGATTGGGACCTCATAAAATTATTTTTGGAACAGATTATCCCATGCCTTATGCCGGCTTGATCCATCAAATGAAAGATTTTGTAGAGTGTTTGAAAGGTTTAAACCTTACTGAAGATATTTTAGAAGGTATCTTTTATAAAAATTTTGAAACTTTTATGAATTATGAATCTTCGAATGAAGACATAGATTTTCAACAATTCATATGA
- a CDS encoding ThiF family adenylyltransferase produces MWSEYYKNIANRNIGLLNKEQQEELKGSCVAVCGVGGLGGVISEILARTGIESFKLLDNGKFEPTNLNRQIYSFNDTNDCYKIDVTEEYLKKINPDIKIVKELEITEENVDNFLEGVDVIALSIDSVLPVLILSRAARRLNIPLVEGWAVVFGNVRVFNDQTPSVEEMYKFPTIGREISSITEEEARKLMYQSVLSLETIDGLLEHYPESAFKRLQEKGEGTTLAPMVWMTCVMMALEVFKIILNWGKIALAPNYAVYDGINHQIRNQQNNIDE; encoded by the coding sequence ATGTGGTCTGAGTACTACAAAAACATTGCAAACAGAAATATTGGACTTTTAAATAAAGAGCAACAAGAAGAATTAAAAGGATCATGTGTTGCGGTATGTGGAGTTGGAGGATTAGGTGGTGTGATTTCAGAAATATTAGCTCGGACTGGAATAGAGTCTTTTAAATTGCTTGACAATGGAAAATTTGAGCCAACGAATTTAAATCGTCAGATATATTCTTTTAATGATACAAATGACTGTTACAAAATTGATGTGACTGAAGAATATCTCAAAAAAATTAATCCTGATATTAAGATAGTGAAAGAACTGGAAATAACAGAAGAAAATGTTGACAATTTCCTTGAAGGTGTAGATGTCATAGCCTTATCGATTGACTCAGTCTTACCTGTTCTTATATTGAGCAGGGCAGCAAGAAGATTAAATATTCCACTTGTTGAGGGTTGGGCAGTTGTTTTTGGTAATGTCAGAGTTTTTAATGATCAAACCCCATCTGTTGAGGAGATGTATAAATTCCCAACTATTGGAAGAGAGATATCTAGCATTACAGAAGAAGAAGCCCGGAAATTGATGTATCAATCTGTTTTAAGCTTGGAAACAATTGATGGTCTGCTAGAGCATTATCCCGAATCAGCATTTAAACGTCTACAAGAAAAAGGTGAAGGGACAACCTTAGCGCCTATGGTCTGGATGACATGTGTGATGATGGCCTTAGAAGTTTTCAAGATTATTTTGAATTGGGGCAAAATTGCCTTAGCACCTAACTATGCAGTCTATGATGGTATTAATCATCAAATAAGAAACCAACAGAACAATATCGATGAGTGA
- a CDS encoding tryptophanase has translation MSEQTNTENFFLRLHRLGLIRPFIRFSLRLRKVILQGVHYNTDMVTNQLTYVDFVTDSFKERTLPQHDFQSKSAFEASFISLADTFHQLFGYRYSLPVSQGRSAELILAKVLVKPGMVIPNNLLFISTSYHQTLAGAELIEIPVVEAYDLISDSPFKGNIDTKQLEVVIRKYGKEKIPYVLIETAVNASGGHPVSMENIKNAYNITKEHNIPLILDACRLLDNACLIRQREQGYSHKSLKEIVMEFCSYTDGCVMSASKNYYIDTGGFIATNIEQLFNQFMDVVMVYGDGLSVRAKGKLNTAIKYPFKNERIINDRVNITSYLWKKLEEAGVPVVRPAAACAVFIDTYQLSEYIAPDQFPEKSFLVHLYLKSGILGSENLITTGQGRKGIRMVRFALPLRSYKIRHMNYVAKHIIQAWKERKQIKGLKKTYAAPCQSGQFMAQYQIIE, from the coding sequence ATGAGTGAGCAAACCAACACCGAGAATTTTTTTTTACGCCTACATCGCCTTGGATTAATTCGTCCCTTTATTCGTTTCTCTCTTCGCCTGCGTAAAGTAATTCTTCAAGGGGTTCATTACAATACTGATATGGTGACAAATCAGCTTACGTATGTTGACTTTGTCACCGATTCGTTCAAAGAGCGTACTCTTCCCCAACACGACTTTCAATCCAAAAGCGCCTTTGAGGCTTCGTTTATTTCCTTAGCCGATACCTTTCATCAATTGTTTGGATATCGATACTCCCTTCCTGTTTCCCAGGGAAGAAGCGCTGAGTTGATTCTGGCCAAGGTGCTTGTAAAACCTGGAATGGTTATTCCAAATAACCTTCTTTTTATATCAACAAGCTATCATCAGACATTGGCCGGAGCTGAACTCATAGAAATACCTGTAGTTGAGGCCTACGATCTTATTAGCGACTCACCTTTCAAAGGAAACATTGATACTAAGCAATTAGAGGTGGTGATTCGTAAGTATGGGAAAGAAAAGATCCCTTATGTACTGATAGAGACCGCGGTGAATGCCTCCGGAGGTCACCCTGTCTCAATGGAAAACATTAAAAATGCCTATAATATTACCAAAGAGCATAATATCCCTTTAATATTAGACGCATGTAGATTGCTTGATAACGCCTGTTTGATACGGCAAAGAGAGCAAGGTTATTCTCACAAATCACTTAAAGAGATAGTCATGGAGTTCTGCTCATACACGGATGGCTGTGTGATGAGTGCGTCAAAAAACTACTATATTGATACCGGAGGGTTTATTGCAACTAATATCGAACAGCTATTTAATCAGTTTATGGATGTCGTTATGGTGTATGGAGACGGTCTTTCAGTCAGGGCCAAGGGAAAACTAAATACAGCGATCAAATACCCTTTTAAAAACGAACGAATTATTAATGACCGGGTAAATATAACTTCTTATCTGTGGAAAAAACTTGAAGAAGCAGGAGTTCCTGTCGTTAGACCTGCTGCAGCATGTGCGGTTTTTATAGACACATATCAACTTTCTGAATACATCGCCCCTGATCAATTTCCAGAGAAATCTTTTCTTGTCCACCTTTATCTGAAATCAGGTATTCTCGGAAGTGAGAATTTGATAACAACGGGACAAGGCAGGAAAGGAATCAGAATGGTACGGTTTGCATTACCATTAAGAAGCTATAAAATTCGTCATATGAACTATGTAGCCAAACATATTATCCAGGCATGGAAAGAGAGAAAACAGATAAAAGGGTTGAAAAAGACTTACGCGGCTCCATGTCAAAGCGGACAATTCATGGCACAATACCAGATTATTGAATAA